In one window of Candidatus Falkowbacteria bacterium DNA:
- the ychF gene encoding redox-regulated ATPase YchF, which translates to MPLSIGIVGLPNVGKSTLFTALTKKQAEAANYPFCTIEPNVGLVKVPDSRLDALALISQPEKIIPTVIEFVDIAGLVKGASQGEGLGNQFLSHIRECDAICEVVRQFEDTNIIHVSNKIDPDSDRETIHLELALADLASVDKRLKKAIGDTKAGATKEALRIKDVLQKIKDELEKGGAVRNLEFHEDDKPFVKSLCLITAKPLMYVLNVNDKDNEARHGWDDGSVIAIDAKLEAEITSLPEEEQASYIQELGLKESGLDRLIRAGYKLLGLITFFTTGKDETRAWTVRDGALAPEAAGVIHTDFIKGFIRAEVINWEKFVEVGSEAEARSKGLMRTEGKDYKMQDGDVCNFLVNR; encoded by the coding sequence GCCCTTATCTATTGGAATTGTCGGTTTACCTAATGTTGGCAAATCAACTTTATTTACTGCTCTAACTAAAAAGCAAGCCGAAGCGGCTAACTATCCTTTTTGTACCATCGAACCAAACGTTGGCTTGGTTAAAGTACCTGATAGCCGCCTCGACGCACTGGCTTTGATATCACAACCTGAAAAAATAATTCCAACCGTAATTGAATTCGTTGATATTGCCGGACTGGTTAAAGGCGCTTCTCAGGGCGAAGGTTTAGGTAATCAATTTTTATCACACATTAGAGAGTGTGATGCAATCTGCGAAGTCGTTAGACAATTTGAAGACACAAATATTATTCACGTCAGTAATAAAATTGATCCTGACTCTGATCGTGAAACAATTCACCTTGAATTAGCTTTGGCTGATTTAGCGAGCGTTGATAAAAGATTAAAAAAAGCTATCGGCGATACTAAGGCAGGCGCGACTAAAGAGGCTTTGCGAATTAAAGATGTTTTACAAAAAATAAAAGACGAACTTGAGAAAGGCGGCGCCGTTCGCAATTTGGAATTTCATGAAGATGATAAGCCCTTTGTAAAAAGCTTATGTCTAATCACTGCCAAGCCTTTAATGTACGTCTTAAATGTTAATGATAAAGATAATGAAGCGCGACATGGTTGGGATGACGGATCAGTAATTGCGATTGATGCTAAATTAGAAGCTGAAATTACATCTTTACCAGAAGAAGAGCAAGCTTCTTACATTCAAGAATTAGGTTTGAAAGAAAGTGGTCTAGATCGTTTAATTAGAGCTGGCTATAAATTGCTTGGCCTAATTACTTTCTTTACAACCGGAAAAGACGAGACTCGCGCTTGGACTGTTCGCGATGGTGCTTTAGCGCCCGAGGCGGCAGGAGTGATTCACACTGATTTTATTAAAGGGTTCATTAGAGCCGAAGTTATAAACTGGGAAAAATTTGTTGAAGTTGGATCTGAAGCTGAAGCTCGCTCTAAAGGATTGATGCGTACTGAAGGTAAAGACTATAAGATGCAAGATGGCGATGTCTGTAATTTCCTGGTTAATCGTTAA
- a CDS encoding DNA methyltransferase — protein MDYFFVLGNHPLLSMAEILAALPKATKAHLCGANALVLSLEQELNVPEFLKTVGGTIKAGRIETSLARIAEATDKSVEVLSKFLPESGKFSFGVSSYGHNGPVPKIVGMTIKNKFRDQGVSCRWVTSRETTLSSVVVEQNKLLSNSGRELVFLTANKKTLVGVTLAVQPFKDLSQRDYGRPARDDHSGMLPPKLAQIMLNLAAVKKTDLVVDPFCGSGTILTEAMLMGYSNILGSDISAKAITDSEINIAWIAKRYALKNFPKLEKADAKEISVLYKANSIDAIVAEVYLGPQRGKLDLKNVVKELTTLYNACLKDFYKVIKPGKRIVLALPIFRQGHDLNYLPLDLASFKVINYLPEDLQVKEGLTPRQSFIYGRDNQTIFREIIVLEKALSPALPRA, from the coding sequence ATGGATTACTTTTTCGTTTTAGGGAATCATCCCTTACTATCAATGGCCGAGATTTTGGCAGCTTTACCAAAAGCGACCAAAGCTCATTTATGCGGCGCCAATGCCTTGGTGCTTAGTTTAGAACAGGAACTTAACGTTCCTGAGTTTTTGAAAACTGTTGGCGGTACGATTAAAGCCGGCCGCATTGAGACTAGTTTAGCTCGCATTGCTGAGGCCACCGATAAGAGCGTTGAAGTTTTAAGTAAATTTTTACCAGAGTCAGGTAAATTTTCTTTTGGTGTTTCTAGTTATGGCCATAATGGCCCAGTGCCAAAAATAGTTGGCATGACAATAAAAAATAAATTCCGTGATCAAGGTGTTTCTTGTCGTTGGGTAACTAGTCGCGAAACAACTTTATCAAGCGTAGTAGTCGAACAAAATAAATTATTATCAAACTCGGGCCGCGAATTAGTTTTTTTAACAGCTAATAAAAAAACTTTAGTTGGCGTAACCTTAGCCGTGCAACCATTTAAGGATTTGTCACAAAGAGATTATGGTCGTCCAGCACGCGATGATCATTCCGGTATGTTGCCACCAAAGCTAGCACAAATTATGTTGAACTTAGCGGCCGTTAAAAAAACTGATTTAGTAGTTGATCCATTTTGTGGCTCAGGCACAATTTTAACCGAAGCAATGCTAATGGGTTATAGTAATATTTTAGGCTCAGATATTTCAGCTAAAGCTATAACTGACTCAGAAATAAATATCGCTTGGATTGCGAAGCGCTATGCTTTGAAAAATTTTCCTAAATTAGAGAAAGCAGATGCTAAAGAAATTTCAGTTTTATATAAAGCCAATAGCATTGATGCGATAGTGGCCGAAGTTTATCTTGGACCACAACGCGGTAAGCTAGATTTAAAAAACGTAGTTAAAGAATTAACTACTTTATACAATGCTTGTCTTAAAGATTTTTATAAAGTCATAAAACCAGGCAAAAGAATTGTTTTGGCTTTACCAATTTTTAGACAGGGTCACGACTTAAATTATTTGCCGCTAGATTTAGCTAGTTTTAAGGTGATAAATTATCTACCTGAAGATTTACAAGTTAAAGAAGGTTTAACGCCGCGCCAGTCATTTATTTACGGCCGCGATAACCAAACTATTTTTAGAGAAATAATTGTTTTGGAAAAAGCCCTATCCCCAGCCCTTCCCCGCGCATAG
- the rpsF gene encoding 30S ribosomal protein S6 gives MSRVKSSELPHYELLCLFSNKFSETEVEPIKAGVIKLINDQGGKITLEEYWGKRKLAYRVDGFRNGYYLLVEFDLEGPKLNEITNRLRLSKDILRHQVIKKHKKTAEEIVEDKKIAAKIAARKNEEEKVETAKKEARAEEIKEEEKKEEKKESKKEIKSEDDTRTDLKNLDEELDKIIDAANLL, from the coding sequence ATGTCTAGAGTAAAATCATCTGAGCTACCGCACTATGAATTGCTCTGCCTCTTCTCTAACAAGTTTAGTGAAACTGAGGTTGAACCAATTAAAGCTGGTGTGATCAAGCTTATCAATGACCAAGGTGGCAAAATCACCTTAGAAGAATATTGGGGTAAGCGTAAGTTAGCTTATCGCGTTGACGGTTTCCGTAACGGTTATTATTTGTTAGTTGAGTTTGATCTAGAAGGACCAAAACTTAACGAAATAACTAATCGTTTGCGCTTGTCAAAAGATATTCTACGTCACCAGGTTATTAAAAAGCACAAGAAGACGGCTGAAGAAATTGTCGAAGACAAAAAAATCGCAGCCAAGATTGCTGCTCGAAAGAATGAAGAAGAAAAAGTTGAAACAGCCAAAAAAGAAGCTCGGGCTGAAGAAATAAAAGAAGAAGAAAAGAAAGAAGAGAAAAAAGAAAGCAAAAAAGAAATTAAATCAGAGGACGACACTCGAACCGATCTTAAGAACCTTGATGAAGAATTGGATAAGATCATCGACGCCGCTAACCTTCTATAA
- a CDS encoding single-stranded DNA-binding protein, whose translation MNLNKAMIIGNVTRDPEVRQTSSGASVATFSVATNFVWNDPSGSKQERVEFHNIVAWRKLAEICGQYLHKGSKVYVEGRLQTRDWVGKDGVKRFSTEIIAENLIMLDKAGTNGGQRPAYQAAGNGAANEQYSQKAPDSEPVINYDEPMGGFDASADDEIKVENIPF comes from the coding sequence ATGAATCTTAATAAAGCTATGATCATCGGTAACGTTACCCGTGATCCAGAAGTACGCCAAACCTCTAGCGGTGCTTCAGTTGCTACTTTCAGTGTCGCAACTAATTTCGTTTGGAATGATCCAAGCGGTTCAAAGCAAGAAAGAGTTGAATTCCATAACATTGTAGCCTGGAGAAAGCTAGCTGAAATCTGCGGACAATATCTACACAAAGGCTCTAAAGTTTATGTTGAGGGTCGTTTGCAAACCAGAGATTGGGTTGGCAAAGATGGTGTTAAACGTTTTTCTACTGAAATTATTGCTGAAAACCTAATTATGCTCGACAAAGCCGGAACTAACGGCGGACAACGCCCAGCTTACCAAGCGGCCGGAAATGGCGCTGCTAATGAACAATATTCTCAAAAAGCACCTGACAGTGAACCAGTCATTAACTATGACGAACCAATGGGTGGCTTTGATGCATCAGCTGATGATGAAATCAAAGTTGAGAATATTCCTTTCTAA
- the rpsR gene encoding 30S ribosomal protein S18, with amino-acid sequence MTKTAIKEKKQCYFKSNNIKEIDYKDVELLKKFINSYGQILPKRRTGVSAKYQRKLAEAVKRARIMALLHFPNQRR; translated from the coding sequence ATGACAAAAACAGCTATCAAAGAGAAAAAACAGTGCTATTTCAAAAGCAATAACATCAAAGAAATTGATTACAAGGATGTCGAACTTTTGAAAAAGTTTATTAACAGCTATGGCCAAATTTTGCCAAAGCGACGTACTGGTGTTTCTGCAAAGTATCAGAGAAAATTAGCCGAAGCCGTTAAGCGTGCTCGTATTATGGCTTTGCTACATTTCCCAAATCAAAGACGCTAA
- the efp gene encoding elongation factor P — MLSLNEIKLGTVVTINGEPYMVVKSEHNKVARGGAVLKTKLKNLISGNIMERTWQGNDKAEEADVEKRKANYLYKDESFAYFMDIENYEQFSLALEDLGGKEKFMKDGIDVNVLYFESKPMNIELPIKVELKVTSAPPGVRGNSAGNVTKTAELETGAMISVPMFVETGDVIRINTDSEEYVERA, encoded by the coding sequence ATGTTAAGTTTAAATGAAATCAAACTAGGTACTGTTGTAACAATCAATGGTGAACCATACATGGTTGTTAAATCAGAACATAATAAAGTTGCTCGCGGTGGCGCCGTTCTAAAAACCAAACTTAAAAATTTGATTAGCGGCAATATCATGGAACGAACTTGGCAGGGCAACGATAAAGCCGAAGAGGCTGACGTTGAAAAACGTAAAGCCAACTACTTATACAAAGATGAAAGCTTTGCTTACTTCATGGATATTGAAAACTACGAACAATTTAGTCTAGCCCTAGAAGACCTAGGCGGCAAAGAAAAATTCATGAAAGATGGCATTGATGTAAACGTTTTATATTTTGAAAGCAAACCAATGAACATCGAATTGCCAATCAAGGTTGAATTAAAAGTTACTAGCGCTCCTCCTGGAGTACGCGGCAATTCAGCCGGCAATGTTACTAAAACCGCTGAACTAGAAACTGGTGCTATGATCTCTGTACCAATGTTTGTAGAAACCGGCGATGTTATTAGAATTAACACTGATTCTGAAGAATACGTAGAAAGAGCCTAG
- the recA gene encoding recombinase RecA has protein sequence MPEKVNKKEKIPAAATGDAKHQAADAAVEQIKSMFGEGSIMKFGDVQATDIDAVPTGCVSLDLALGIGGMPRGRVIEIYGPEASGKTTLAQHVIAEVQRQGGIAAFIDAEHALDPEYAKKIGVNIKDLLISQPDTGEQALEILETLVRSNAIDVVVVDSVAALVPKKEIEGDMGDSHMGLQARLMSQALRKLTSIVSKTKTVVIFINQIRMKIGVFFGNPETTTGGMALKFYSSVRVEIRRAAQIKQGEVSIGNRVKVKIVKNKVSSPFKTAEFDIMYNEGISLSGDLIDTGIEYGVVNKSGNTYSFGEVKLGTGRETARQFLRADQKLMKEIKKQIMAAAKVKDIAG, from the coding sequence ATGCCAGAAAAAGTAAACAAGAAAGAAAAAATTCCAGCCGCAGCCACCGGTGATGCTAAGCATCAGGCCGCTGACGCCGCTGTTGAACAAATTAAATCAATGTTTGGTGAGGGCTCGATTATGAAGTTCGGCGACGTTCAGGCAACTGACATCGACGCCGTGCCTACTGGTTGTGTATCTTTGGATTTAGCTCTCGGTATTGGCGGTATGCCTCGTGGTCGTGTAATTGAGATTTATGGACCAGAAGCTTCAGGTAAGACTACTTTAGCGCAACATGTTATTGCTGAAGTTCAACGTCAGGGCGGCATTGCTGCTTTTATCGACGCCGAACACGCCCTTGATCCTGAGTATGCCAAAAAGATTGGTGTTAATATTAAGGATTTACTTATCTCTCAGCCTGATACCGGCGAACAAGCCTTAGAAATTCTAGAAACTTTAGTTCGCTCTAATGCGATCGACGTCGTTGTGGTTGACTCGGTTGCCGCGCTTGTCCCTAAAAAAGAAATTGAAGGCGATATGGGTGACTCACATATGGGCTTACAAGCTCGTTTGATGTCACAAGCTTTGCGTAAGTTAACAAGCATTGTTTCTAAAACTAAAACTGTAGTTATCTTCATCAACCAAATCAGAATGAAGATCGGTGTTTTCTTTGGTAATCCGGAAACAACTACTGGTGGTATGGCTTTGAAATTTTATTCTTCAGTCCGTGTTGAAATTCGTCGTGCCGCACAAATTAAGCAAGGCGAAGTTTCGATTGGTAACCGTGTTAAGGTAAAGATTGTTAAAAACAAAGTTAGTTCACCATTTAAGACTGCCGAATTTGATATTATGTATAACGAAGGAATTTCTTTGTCAGGTGACTTGATTGACACAGGTATTGAATATGGCGTTGTAAATAAGTCAGGCAATACCTATAGTTTTGGTGAAGTTAAACTCGGCACCGGTCGTGAAACTGCGAGACAATTTTTGCGTGCAGACCAAAAACTTATGAAAGAAATTAAGAAGCAGATAATGGCCGCGGCTAAAGTAAAAGATATTGCTGGGTAA
- a CDS encoding helix-turn-helix domain-containing protein has protein sequence MFFQKKSLMFDSDSVGQQLRCAREQKNLKIEVVAKKLIIKVDYLKALEDNDKTKLPTGVYAKNFLREYARFLGLDYKSLLKEFSGEVVLNEDKNEALFERQVVAKKYLIAIPALIRNLLIGLAALLCLIYIVFLINKIFQAPRLIVSYPASDFQTTKKDLEIVGQTESESDVQINGQDVQVSNDGSFKKNIYLERGLNTIIVSAKKKHSRSARLTRRILFEDNTPSLNSAN, from the coding sequence ATGTTTTTCCAAAAAAAATCTTTGATGTTTGATTCTGATAGTGTCGGTCAGCAATTACGTTGCGCAAGAGAACAAAAAAACTTAAAAATTGAAGTAGTTGCCAAGAAGTTAATAATTAAAGTAGACTATCTTAAGGCCCTAGAAGATAATGATAAAACAAAGTTGCCTACCGGGGTTTATGCTAAAAATTTTTTAAGGGAGTATGCTCGTTTTTTAGGTCTAGATTATAAAAGCTTACTTAAAGAGTTTAGTGGTGAAGTGGTTTTGAATGAGGATAAAAATGAAGCCTTATTTGAAAGGCAGGTGGTGGCGAAAAAATATTTAATTGCCATTCCAGCCTTAATTAGAAATTTGTTAATCGGATTAGCGGCTCTGCTTTGTTTGATTTATATTGTGTTCTTAATTAATAAAATCTTTCAAGCGCCGCGTTTAATTGTTAGTTATCCAGCTAGTGATTTTCAAACCACCAAGAAGGATTTAGAAATTGTTGGCCAAACAGAATCAGAAAGTGATGTGCAAATTAATGGTCAAGATGTGCAAGTTAGTAATGACGGAAGTTTTAAAAAGAATATTTATTTGGAGCGTGGACTTAATACTATAATAGTAAGTGCCAAGAAAAAGCATAGTCGGTCTGCTCGTCTTACTCGACGTATCCTTTTTGAGGATAATACACCCTCCCTTAATTCAGCTAATTAA
- a CDS encoding pilin: protein MKLKKILVTLSLALVLLAPAMSSAASILSQDIINAANCSKTNPCTLNTFIALGVSVANFILGIVGALTLLMFVFGGLMWILSGGSSDKVQKGKDIILGSVVGLLIVFSSYLIIKFTTETLGGTFHASPPPDTITSTTSTTTGTECESPRYDGHCYLDTTMCDTSPTGREISAKLGCGDGKHCCYKSKTQEKTQCADDKCVATVCGAGEKFDTTNFYCVDPLKNCCVPE, encoded by the coding sequence ATGAAACTAAAAAAAATATTAGTTACCCTGAGCTTGGCATTAGTGCTGCTTGCTCCAGCTATGTCTTCAGCTGCATCTATCTTAAGTCAGGATATTATTAATGCCGCGAATTGCTCTAAGACAAATCCCTGCACGCTTAATACTTTTATCGCTTTGGGAGTGAGTGTGGCTAACTTTATTTTAGGCATTGTTGGAGCCCTAACTTTATTGATGTTTGTGTTTGGAGGTTTAATGTGGATTTTGTCTGGCGGCTCAAGTGATAAAGTACAAAAAGGAAAAGATATTATTCTCGGCTCAGTGGTTGGTTTGCTAATAGTGTTTTCTAGTTATTTAATTATTAAATTTACCACAGAAACTTTGGGCGGAACCTTCCATGCTTCGCCACCACCAGATACGATTACAAGCACAACTTCGACAACAACAGGGACTGAGTGCGAAAGTCCTCGATATGATGGACACTGTTATTTGGATACCACGATGTGTGATACTAGTCCTACTGGCCGAGAGATTTCAGCGAAACTTGGCTGTGGTGACGGAAAGCATTGCTGTTATAAAAGTAAGACTCAAGAAAAAACCCAATGCGCTGATGATAAATGCGTGGCTACTGTATGTGGCGCAGGAGAAAAATTTGATACAACAAATTTTTATTGCGTTGACCCTTTGAAAAATTGTTGTGTTCCAGAGTAG
- a CDS encoding extracellular solute-binding protein — translation MYRKIFVLAILVSVVATTGFGCKTVSKDVQQKMQPISINYWRVWDGPDDFDPLIQAYQQLHPFISINYRKLRYDEYEQALLDALAEDRGPDIFSIQNTWVRKYQSKMSPLPDSISMVYPVTKGTLKKEVIPELRTTKSVTVTDVKNMFVDTVYNDVVLNDANQPKIYALPLSIDTLGMYYNKDLLNNAGIAELPTYWNKDFQQAVKKLTKQDLKGDLIQSGVALGGSANIERSADILAALMMQNGAVMMEGNEVTFNTIPPIFAERGYNPGMEAARFYADFANPSKEVYSWNSQLDNSLKRFTDGKLAIFFGYSYDLPIIQAQAPKLNFAIAKFPQIEGNPNEANVANYWVEGVSSKSKYKNEAWDFIQFMTTKPEQVKKYLDKTKHLTALRSLINEQLNNDELKVFASQLLVAKSWYRGRDFPSAEKAINEMVDLIVANPEALEQAVNIAAGRVQQTIGQ, via the coding sequence ATGTATAGAAAAATATTTGTTTTAGCAATCTTAGTTTCAGTAGTTGCAACTACTGGTTTTGGTTGTAAAACTGTTTCAAAAGATGTGCAGCAAAAGATGCAGCCAATTTCTATCAACTATTGGCGCGTTTGGGATGGACCAGATGATTTTGATCCATTAATTCAAGCTTACCAGCAGCTTCATCCTTTTATATCAATCAACTATCGTAAGTTACGTTATGATGAATATGAGCAAGCCCTGTTAGATGCTTTAGCTGAAGATCGTGGACCAGATATATTTTCAATTCAAAATACTTGGGTAAGAAAGTATCAGAGTAAAATGAGTCCTTTGCCAGATTCAATTTCCATGGTTTATCCTGTGACCAAAGGAACATTAAAAAAAGAAGTTATACCAGAATTGCGAACCACAAAAAGTGTTACTGTAACAGACGTCAAAAATATGTTCGTTGATACGGTTTATAATGATGTTGTTTTAAATGATGCGAACCAACCAAAAATTTATGCTTTACCTCTGTCGATTGACACCTTGGGCATGTATTACAATAAAGATTTATTGAACAACGCCGGTATTGCCGAGTTGCCAACTTATTGGAACAAAGATTTTCAGCAAGCGGTTAAAAAATTAACCAAGCAAGATTTGAAGGGTGATTTAATTCAGTCCGGAGTGGCCTTGGGTGGCTCTGCTAACATTGAGCGCTCAGCTGATATTTTAGCTGCCTTAATGATGCAAAACGGAGCTGTGATGATGGAGGGTAATGAGGTTACTTTCAATACTATTCCACCAATCTTTGCTGAGCGAGGTTATAACCCAGGTATGGAGGCGGCTCGATTCTATGCTGACTTTGCTAACCCGTCAAAAGAAGTTTATTCTTGGAATAGTCAGTTAGATAATTCTCTAAAACGCTTTACTGATGGTAAGCTAGCTATTTTCTTTGGTTATTCATATGACTTGCCAATTATTCAAGCCCAGGCCCCAAAGCTTAATTTTGCAATCGCCAAATTCCCTCAGATTGAGGGTAATCCTAATGAAGCTAACGTGGCTAATTATTGGGTAGAGGGTGTGTCTAGTAAAAGTAAATATAAAAATGAAGCTTGGGACTTTATACAGTTCATGACCACTAAGCCAGAGCAAGTAAAAAAATATCTAGATAAAACAAAACATCTTACTGCTTTGCGTTCATTGATTAACGAGCAACTTAACAATGACGAGCTTAAGGTTTTTGCTAGTCAGTTGCTAGTAGCAAAGAGCTGGTATCGAGGTAGAGATTTTCCTTCCGCTGAAAAAGCGATTAATGAAATGGTTGATTTGATCGTTGCTAATCCCGAGGCCTTAGAACAAGCCGTGAACATTGCCGCTGGCAGAGTTCAACAAACTATTGGTCAATAA
- a CDS encoding recombinase family protein has product MKKAVYYARVSSDRQKEEKTIDSQVAILKERIKEDGNILVGEFIDEGWSGETIDRPELCKLREGIKNNEFEAVYIYHLDRLSRELGNQLFIISEIKRYGVEIYTSQGKLEDDPNNRLLMQMQGIVAEQEKIRILERTRGGRLQKAKRGVVVGSLSPYGYDYIKKEEKKDGYYVVNKKEAEIVKKIFNLFIELRSIRAVVKRLQDEKVSPPTKGNIKWGKSTIHRILTREDYIGIAYYNKFSAVETKNSRERKFKKIVRTGRKLREKKEWIPILITPILNKEIFLLVQNILNKNKESKRRESTRQYLLSGLIKCDVCGSTYCSNPHKNYLSYRCNNRIKNFPLPKDCDGSMIKTEKMDNLVWESVKEAILKPEIILKHLEKHADKHNMSFNSAEDKIIENEKRINELEKKQDKLVDVFGEGLIEKDVFIRKTNELNKELETAKDNILNLKEVKNTSIDKKIIRTKVRHFCTIAKNRMDNFSFEEKKQFLNIVLDGIKLNTVSRTIKIQTIIPLISRPFSLPSALSSLTS; this is encoded by the coding sequence ATGAAAAAAGCGGTTTATTATGCTCGTGTCTCCAGTGATAGACAGAAAGAAGAAAAAACAATAGATTCACAGGTTGCCATCCTTAAAGAAAGGATAAAAGAAGATGGTAATATTTTAGTTGGTGAATTTATTGATGAGGGTTGGTCTGGAGAAACTATTGATAGACCAGAGCTTTGTAAATTAAGAGAAGGTATTAAAAATAATGAATTTGAAGCAGTTTATATTTATCATTTAGACAGGCTCTCAAGGGAGCTTGGCAACCAGTTGTTTATAATAAGCGAGATTAAGCGCTATGGTGTTGAGATTTATACTTCTCAAGGTAAACTAGAAGATGACCCTAATAATCGTCTCTTAATGCAGATGCAGGGTATTGTGGCTGAACAGGAGAAGATTAGAATATTAGAGAGAACTAGGGGTGGCCGATTGCAAAAAGCAAAGAGAGGTGTTGTCGTTGGCTCTTTGTCTCCTTATGGTTATGATTATATTAAGAAAGAAGAAAAGAAAGATGGTTATTACGTTGTAAATAAAAAAGAAGCCGAGATTGTTAAAAAAATATTTAATCTTTTTATAGAATTAAGAAGCATAAGAGCAGTAGTAAAAAGACTACAAGATGAAAAAGTTTCTCCACCAACTAAAGGCAACATTAAATGGGGTAAGTCTACAATCCATAGGATTTTAACTCGAGAAGATTATATCGGTATTGCTTATTATAATAAATTCTCAGCAGTTGAAACAAAAAATAGCAGAGAGAGAAAGTTTAAAAAAATTGTTAGAACAGGGAGAAAGCTAAGAGAAAAGAAAGAATGGATACCTATTTTAATTACTCCAATTTTAAATAAAGAGATTTTTTTATTGGTTCAAAATATTTTAAATAAGAATAAGGAGAGCAAAAGGAGAGAATCAACAAGACAATATTTATTAAGTGGTTTAATTAAGTGTGATGTTTGTGGCTCAACCTATTGTAGTAACCCTCATAAAAATTATTTATCTTATAGGTGCAATAATAGAATTAAAAACTTCCCTCTTCCTAAGGATTGCGATGGCAGTATGATTAAGACTGAGAAAATGGATAATTTAGTTTGGGAATCTGTGAAGGAAGCTATTTTAAAACCAGAGATAATTTTGAAGCATCTTGAAAAGCATGCAGATAAACATAACATGAGTTTTAATAGTGCCGAAGATAAAATAATAGAAAACGAGAAAAGAATTAATGAGCTAGAGAAAAAACAGGATAAGTTAGTTGATGTTTTCGGGGAAGGGCTAATAGAAAAGGATGTTTTTATAAGAAAGACTAATGAGTTAAATAAAGAACTAGAGACAGCTAAAGATAATATCTTAAATTTAAAAGAGGTTAAAAACACCTCAATAGATAAAAAAATAATTAGAACAAAAGTAAGACATTTTTGTACTATAGCTAAAAATAGAATGGATAATTTTAGTTTTGAAGAGAAAAAGCAGTTTTTAAACATTGTGTTAGATGGCATTAAATTGAACACAGTTAGTAGGACTATAAAAATACAAACAATAATTCCTCTTATTTCTAGGCCATTTTCTTTGCCTAGTGCGTTATCGTCCCTAACTTCTTAA
- a CDS encoding helix-turn-helix domain-containing protein, producing the protein MKEQCEYQFYTVEEIAKILKVSKMTIFRYIKSGKLKAIKVGQWRIKKEDFDKFINK; encoded by the coding sequence ATGAAAGAACAATGTGAATATCAATTTTACACAGTAGAAGAAATAGCTAAGATTTTAAAAGTTAGTAAGATGACTATTTTTAGGTATATCAAAAGTGGTAAGTTAAAAGCTATTAAGGTTGGTCAATGGAGAATTAAAAAAGAAGATTTTGATAAATTTATAAATAAATAA